A genome region from Chengkuizengella sp. SCS-71B includes the following:
- the mutL gene encoding DNA mismatch repair endonuclease MutL has protein sequence MGKIHILEEQIANQIAAGEVVERPSSVVKELVENSIDARSTKIDVSIEEGGLQSIRVTDNGSGIEKEDCELAFLPHATSKISSSKDLFQIRSLGFRGEALPSIAAVSKMSCITSTQNTGLGYQIVNEGGVLRTIGETRASKGTDITVKELFYNTPARLKYVKTIQTELNHISDYIYRLALAYPKIRFTLTHNAKILLQTLGNGDLLQVIAAIYGRTIAKAMVHVEASDMDYSLSGFIAKPEMTRSNRSSISFIVNGRYIRNPFLNKAILNAYHTLLPIHRYPICVLHIQMNPTLLDVNVHPAKLEVRFSKEKELMMFLEQELRKVLQQQVLIPAAKEPKKDKTVVIQEKLDIYSNHKTKDNYKTQNNYSTINEKINTSDRLLTDTNRNKQSSMDYNDQHQHHKPKNKINNDKGYTRANNNTSREVVNQLMSSHDQSKEKHTSGLPDFPKLYPIGQMHGTYIIAQNETGLYLIDQHAAHERINYEYYYQKFGNPEPVSQELLLPITLEFTPSEVELLKDRIHYFEQVGVRLEFFGGKAFRVSSYPYWFPEGEEKEIITEMAEWIMSEKKAIDIAKLREKSSILCSCKTSIKANQYLSSSEIEALLDKLIDCRNPYTCPHGRPIVISFSTYELEKMFKRVM, from the coding sequence ATGGGGAAAATTCACATTTTAGAGGAGCAAATAGCGAATCAAATTGCAGCAGGTGAAGTAGTGGAAAGACCTTCTTCAGTAGTAAAAGAATTAGTAGAAAATTCTATTGACGCTCGTAGTACGAAAATTGATGTTTCTATTGAAGAAGGTGGTCTTCAAAGTATCAGGGTGACGGATAACGGTTCTGGTATTGAGAAAGAGGATTGTGAATTAGCGTTTTTACCTCATGCAACTAGTAAAATATCATCCAGTAAAGACTTGTTTCAAATTCGCAGTCTTGGATTTAGAGGAGAGGCGCTTCCTAGTATTGCGGCTGTTTCTAAAATGTCATGTATCACCTCAACTCAAAATACTGGATTGGGTTATCAGATTGTCAATGAAGGCGGAGTATTAAGAACAATTGGGGAAACAAGAGCTTCTAAAGGTACGGACATTACAGTAAAGGAATTATTTTATAATACACCTGCTAGATTGAAATATGTAAAAACTATTCAAACTGAATTAAATCATATTTCTGATTATATTTATCGATTAGCATTAGCGTACCCTAAGATTCGATTTACTTTAACTCATAATGCGAAAATACTATTGCAAACACTAGGTAATGGAGATTTGTTGCAAGTGATTGCTGCTATTTATGGAAGAACGATTGCAAAAGCGATGGTTCATGTGGAAGCTAGCGATATGGATTATTCTTTATCTGGATTCATAGCAAAGCCTGAGATGACTCGTTCAAATCGTTCATCTATTTCTTTCATCGTAAATGGCAGATATATTCGTAATCCTTTTCTGAATAAAGCCATTTTAAATGCGTATCATACGCTGTTACCCATTCATAGGTATCCGATTTGTGTTCTTCATATTCAGATGAATCCAACATTATTGGATGTGAATGTACATCCAGCAAAACTGGAGGTTAGATTTAGCAAGGAAAAAGAGTTAATGATGTTTTTGGAGCAAGAGCTTAGAAAAGTACTTCAACAGCAAGTATTAATTCCAGCAGCGAAGGAGCCAAAAAAGGATAAAACAGTAGTCATTCAGGAAAAACTAGATATATATTCAAATCATAAAACTAAGGATAACTATAAAACTCAGAATAATTACTCTACAATCAATGAAAAAATAAATACAAGTGACCGGCTTTTAACAGATACTAACCGCAATAAACAAAGTTCAATGGATTATAATGATCAACATCAACATCATAAACCGAAAAATAAAATAAATAATGACAAAGGTTATACTAGAGCAAATAACAATACTTCAAGAGAAGTAGTGAATCAGCTTATGTCTTCTCATGATCAATCTAAAGAGAAACATACAAGTGGATTACCTGATTTTCCAAAGTTGTATCCAATTGGCCAAATGCATGGTACATATATTATTGCACAAAATGAAACAGGACTATATCTTATAGATCAGCATGCAGCGCATGAACGAATTAATTATGAATATTATTACCAAAAATTTGGTAATCCGGAACCCGTTAGTCAAGAATTATTGCTGCCTATCACATTAGAATTCACTCCTTCTGAAGTGGAGTTGTTAAAGGACCGTATACATTATTTTGAACAGGTTGGGGTGCGACTGGAGTTCTTTGGAGGTAAAGCTTTTCGAGTAAGCTCATATCCTTATTGGTTTCCAGAGGGTGAAGAAAAAGAAATTATTACTGAGATGGCTGAGTGGATTATGTCAGAGAAAAAAGCCATTGATATTGCAAAATTAAGAGAAAAATCCTCTATTCTGTGTTCCTGTAAAACTTCCATAAAAGCAAATCAATATTTAAGTTCGAGTGAAATCGAAGCATTGTTAGATAAATTAATTGATTGTCGAAATCCTTATACATGTCCTCATGGAAGACCGATAGTGATTAGTTTCTCTACGTATGAGTTAGAAAAAATGTTTAAAAGAGTGATGTGA
- a CDS encoding class I SAM-dependent methyltransferase, producing MIISTSYDASINIIEKSRFLAKELNATWIPRKKNTITKIKKMYDNQPLLVVSQIELKYYGENNTDSPLFFHPSSSYFRIKRLMKGEHDPLIKYSGAKSGDIVLDCTAGLASDSIVFSYVTGSTGKVTSLESEKILYTLIREGLQSYESELVTVNDAMRRIKVKHTDHESELIHMEDNSVDIIYFDPMFRIPIQEASSFKPMRGIVNSSQISLKSMEEARRVARKTIIIKEKKRSPEFERLGFNTIYTTYSQIAYGVIEI from the coding sequence ATGATTATATCTACATCTTATGATGCTTCCATAAATATCATTGAAAAATCTAGATTCTTGGCTAAAGAATTGAATGCAACATGGATACCGAGAAAGAAAAATACGATAACAAAAATTAAAAAAATGTACGACAATCAACCATTGTTGGTTGTTTCTCAAATTGAACTGAAATATTATGGAGAAAATAATACAGATTCACCTTTATTTTTTCATCCTAGCAGTTCATATTTTCGTATAAAACGATTGATGAAGGGTGAACATGATCCTTTAATTAAATATTCTGGGGCAAAATCAGGAGACATTGTATTAGATTGTACTGCTGGGTTAGCATCCGACTCAATTGTTTTCTCTTATGTTACAGGTTCAACAGGAAAAGTAACTTCATTAGAAAGCGAAAAAATTCTCTATACTTTGATTAGAGAGGGGCTGCAAAGTTATGAATCAGAACTTGTAACAGTTAATGATGCAATGAGACGTATTAAAGTTAAACATACAGATCATGAAAGTGAATTGATTCATATGGAGGATAATAGCGTAGATATTATATATTTTGATCCAATGTTCAGAATTCCGATTCAAGAAGCAAGCTCTTTCAAACCAATGAGAGGTATTGTGAATTCATCACAAATCAGTTTAAAATCGATGGAGGAAGCTAGAAGAGTTGCAAGAAAAACTATCATAATCAAGGAAAAAAAACGTAGTCCAGAGTTTGAAAGACTTGGATTTAATACAATATATACTACATATTCACAAATAGCTTACGGAGTGATTGAAATTTGA